The sequence GTTCAACCGTTATCACTCGGAAACCGAGCTGATGCGCTACCTGCGCAAACTGGCCGACAAGGATTTGGCACTGGATCGCACCATGATCCCGCTGGGCTCGTGCACCATGAAACTCAACGCTGCCAGCGAAATGATCCCGGTGACCTGGGCTGAATTCGGTGCACTGCACCCGTTCGCCCCGGCCGCGCAAAGCGCCGGTTACCAGCAACTGACCGACGAACTGGAAGCGATGCTCTGCGCCGCCACCGGTTACGACGCGATCTCGCTGCAACCGAACGCCGGTTCGCAAGGTGAATACGCTGGCCTGCTGGCGATCCGCGCCTATCACCAGAGCCGTGGCGATGAGCGTCGCGACATCTGCCTGATTCCGTCGTCCGCCCACGGCACCAACCCGGCCACCGCCAACATGGCCGGCATGCGCGTGGTCGTGACCGCGTGCGATGCGCGTGGCAACGTCGACATCGAAGACCTGCGCGCCAAAGCCATCGAACACCGCGAACACCTCGCTGCGCTGATGATCACTTACCCGTCGACCCACGGCGTGTTCGAAGAAGGCATCCGCGAAATCTGCGGGATCATTCATGACAACGGCGGCCAGGTGTACATCGACGGCGCCAACATGAACGCGATGGTCGGCCTCTGCGCCCCGGGCAAGTTCGGCGGCGATGTTTCGCACCTGAACCTGCACAAAACCTTCTGCATCCCCCACGGCGGTGGCGGCCCGGGCGTAGGCCCGATTGGCGTCAAGTCGCACCTGACGCCGTTCCTGCCGGGCCACGGCCAGATGGAGCGCAAGGAAGGCGCGGTCTGCGCAGCACCGTTCGGCAGCGCGAGCATTCTGCCGATCACCTGGATGTACATTCGAATGATGGGCGGCGCCGGTCTGAAGCGCGCTTCGCAGCTGGCGATCCTCAATGCCAACTACATTTCCCGTCGCCTCGAAGAGCACTATCCAGTGCTGTACACCGGCAGCAACGGTCTGGTGGCGCACGAGTGCATTCTCGATCTGCGTCCGTTGAAAGACAGCAGCGGCATCAGCGTTGATGACGTCGCCAAGCGCCTGATCGACTTCGGTTTCCACGCGCCGACCATGTCGTTCCCGGTTGCGGGCACGCTGATGATCGAGCCGACCGAAAGTGAATCCAAAGAAGAGCTGGATCGCTTCTGCGACGCCATGATCCGTATCCGCGAAGAAATCCGCGCGGTGGAAAACGGCACGCTGGACAAGGACGACAACCCGCTGAAGAACGCGCCGCACACCGCTGCGGAACTGGTTGGCGAGTGGACCCACCCGTACAGCCGCGAGCAGGCCGTTTATCCGGTTGCGTCGTTGATTGAAGGCAAATACTGGCCACCGGTCGGTCGCGTCGACAACGTGTTCGGCGATCGCAACCTGGTGTGCGCCTGCCCGTCGATCGAAAGCTACGCTTAATTGAATGAGGGGCGTTTTAATCGCCCCGATTTCTGCAACACCACAGATCCCCCTGTGGGAGCGAGCCTGCTCGCGAAAGCGTAGTGTCAGTTAATGAAAGGTTGGCTGACACAGCGCTTTCGCGAGCAGGCTCGCTCCCACAAGGGATCTGCAACCGATTTCGGACTTTCGCCAATTCCTATAACAA comes from Pseudomonas sp. RU47 and encodes:
- the gcvP gene encoding aminomethyl-transferring glycine dehydrogenase, coding for MTQVNLGTANEFIARHIGPRAGDEQAMLNSLGFDSLEALSASVIPESIKGTSVLGMDDGLSEADALAMIKGIAGKNQLFKTYIGQGYYNCHTPSPILRNLLENPAWYTAYTPYQPEISQGRLEALLNFQTMISDLTGLPIANASLLDEATAAAEAMTFCKRLSKNKGSHQFFASIHSHPQTLDVLRTRAEPLGIEVVVGDERELTDVTPFFGALLQYPASNGDVFDYRELTERFHAANALVAVAADLLALTLLTAPGEFGADVAIGSAQRFGVPLGFGGPHAAYFSTKDAFKRDMPGRLVGVSVDRFGKPALRLAMQTREQHIRREKATSNICTAQVLLANIASMYAVYHGPKGLTQIANRVHHLTAILAKGLTALGAKVEQASFFDTLTVATGAQTAALHDKAHVAQINLRVIDAQRLGLSVDETTTQADIETLWGLFADGKTLPDFAVLAASVQSTIPASLVRQSPILSHPVFNRYHSETELMRYLRKLADKDLALDRTMIPLGSCTMKLNAASEMIPVTWAEFGALHPFAPAAQSAGYQQLTDELEAMLCAATGYDAISLQPNAGSQGEYAGLLAIRAYHQSRGDERRDICLIPSSAHGTNPATANMAGMRVVVTACDARGNVDIEDLRAKAIEHREHLAALMITYPSTHGVFEEGIREICGIIHDNGGQVYIDGANMNAMVGLCAPGKFGGDVSHLNLHKTFCIPHGGGGPGVGPIGVKSHLTPFLPGHGQMERKEGAVCAAPFGSASILPITWMYIRMMGGAGLKRASQLAILNANYISRRLEEHYPVLYTGSNGLVAHECILDLRPLKDSSGISVDDVAKRLIDFGFHAPTMSFPVAGTLMIEPTESESKEELDRFCDAMIRIREEIRAVENGTLDKDDNPLKNAPHTAAELVGEWTHPYSREQAVYPVASLIEGKYWPPVGRVDNVFGDRNLVCACPSIESYA